From Medicago truncatula cultivar Jemalong A17 chromosome 7, MtrunA17r5.0-ANR, whole genome shotgun sequence, a single genomic window includes:
- the LOC11436454 gene encoding F-box protein At4g00755, translating to MSMMDHSNDFLSLIDIDTSLKIFKCLDDPADLVRVCCVSRSWRHFVVTNGLSKQLCLRMFPQLSRVASVVELNQNGVNGQTDVGSSQSISPALQKDHRVYSYFANSCLSPVAVDCIAKAIGASSTDNFPQESIDHTLDERDNVAGRFSYWSSSGQSNPNVPETLTYHLTSQICVITEINIQPFQAHFQMGSPIYSAKSVRFKMGHLKASLDDLAGETIPKKRDNLADESEKYVWTYTSPEFPMAQENRLQKFTLPEPVLCIGGILQIELLERVQRQEMDGLLYICVAHVQALGIQLSPAFTVDVLGPSGMFVLKRNHRPNCQPTVTSENESEAIITDRHFRQIVTILRAQVMGVEAMDGWDEDEYEIDDDFDEDNPL from the exons ATGTCCATGATGGACCATTCTAATGATTTTCTCAGCCTGATCGATATCGATACTTCTCTCAAAATTTTCAAGTGTCTGGATGATCCAGCGGATCTAGTCCGTGTCTGCTGTGTTTCGCGATCTTGGAGACATTTTG TGGTTACAAATGGCCTTTCTAAGCAGTTGTGCTTGAGAATGTTTCCTCAATTATCTAGGGTTGCTTCTGTTGTTGAACTGAACCAGAATGGAGTAAATGGACAAACAGATGTTGGATCTAGCCAATCTATAAGTCCAGCTCTGCAGAAAGATCATAGAGTCTATAGTTATTTTGCCAATTCCTGCTTATCTCCTGTAGCTGTGGATTGCATAGCTAAGGCAATTGGTGCTTCTAGCACTGATAATTTCCCTCAGGAGAGCATTGATCACACTCTTGATGAAAGAGACAACGTTGCTGGTAGATTTTCCTATTGGTCAAGTAGTGGACAAAGTAATCCCAATGTGCCCGAGACATTAACATACCACTTGACCTCTCAAATATGTGTTATTACAGAAATCAATATTCAGCCTTTCCAAG CTCACTTTCAGATGGGGTCACCTATATATTCAGCAAAATCTGTTAGGTTTAAAATGGGTCATCTTAAAGCCTCTTTAGATGATTTAGCTGGTGAAACAATACCCAAAAAAAGAGATAATTTAGCTGATGAAAGTGAAAAGTATGTATGGACCTATACATCACCGGAGTTTCCAATGGCTCAG GAAAACCGGCTACAGAAGTTCACGCTTCCAGAACCTGTACTCTGTATTGGTGGTATCTTGCAGATTGAGCTTTTGGAAAGGGTACAGAGGCAAGAAATGGATGGCTTATTATACATTTG TGTTGCTCATGTTCAAGCTCTGGGAATTCAGTTGTCACCAGCATTCACTGTTGATGTTCTTGGGCCCTCTGGAATGTTTGTGTTGAAGAGAAACCACCGGCCTAACTGTCAACCCACAGTGACTTCTGAAAATGAGTCTGAAGCAATCATAACTGATAGACATTTCCGACAGATTGTGACTATATTGCGGGCACAAGTAATGGGAGTAGAAGCTATGGATGGTTGGGATGAAGATGAATATgaaattgatgatgattttgatgaagataATCCCTTGTGA
- the LOC11428729 gene encoding peroxisomal membrane protein 11C produces the protein MSTLDATRAELGLLVLYLNKAEARDKICRAIQYGSKFLSNGEPGKAQNVDKTTSLARKVFRLFKFVNDLHALISPSPQGTPLPLILLGKSKNALLSTFLFLDQFVWLGRTGVIDNKERTELVGRISLYCWLGSSICTSLVELGELGRLSGSMKKIEREIKNSNKYDNEQYQAKLKKSNERTLSLIKAGIDTVVAVGLLQLAPEKVTPRVTGAFGFVSSLISCYQLLPPASAKSKTS, from the exons ATGAGCACATTGGATGCAACCAGGGCAGAACTTGGCCTTCTTGTTTTGTATTTGAACAAGGCTGAGGCAAGGGACAAGATATGCAGAGCGATTCAATATGGTTCCAAATTCTTGAGTAATGGAGAACCTGGTAAAGCGCAGAATGTTGACAAAACAACCAGCTTAGCACGGAAAGTTTTTCGTCTATTCAAG TTTGTCAATGACCTGCATGCTCTGATAAGTCCATCGCCACAAGGCACACCCCTCCCCCTAATTCTGCTGGGAAAG tCCAAGAATGCATTGCTGTCCACTTTCTTGTTTCTTGATCAATTTGTGTGGCTTGGTAGAACCGGTGTCATCGAC AATAAAGAACGTACTGAGCTGGTTGGCCGGATTTCTCTCTACTGTTGGCTGGGTTCCTCAATATGTACCTCCTTGGTTGAG CTCGGGGAGCTTGGAAGACTCTCTGGATCAATGAAgaagatagagagagaaatcAAGAACAGTAATAAATATGAT AATGAGCAATACCAGGCCAagctaaaaaaatcaaatgagagGACTCTTTCACTCATCAAAGCAGGCATTGATACAGTGGTAGCAGTCGGACTGCTTCAGTTGGCACCCGAGAAAGTCACTCCCCGTGTCACCGGGGcatttggatttgtttcatCTCTAATATCTTGCTATCAG TTGCTTCCTCCTGCCTCAGCTAAGTCAAAGACATCGTGA
- the LOC11435375 gene encoding protein CELLULOSE SYNTHASE INTERACTIVE 1, which yields MVEDGVAVDILSTEDWLLHAKELVPIALDKAKEVKGFSTRWKMIISRLEQVPSMLSNLSSHPCFSKNALCKEQLQALSKSLEGTIESAELCVKEKYEGKLHMQSDLDALIGKMDLNLRDCGLLIKTGMLGEATLPLNASSVSGSATESDAAIHNNIRELLARLQIGHLEAKHKALDSVVEVMKEDEKNVLAVFSRSNIAALVQLLTATSTRIREKTVTVICSLAESGSCEDWLVSEGVLPPLIRLVESGSAVGKEKAAISLQRLSMSAETSREIVGHGGVCPLVELCRTGDSVSQAAAACTLKNISAVPEVRQVLAQEGIARVMINLLTCGMLLGSKEYAAECLQNLTASNESLKKSVISEGGVRSLLAYLDGPLPQESAVAALRNLVGSVSETALVSLGLLPRLVHVLKSGSPGAQNAAASAICRVSSSTEMKKLVGEAGCIPLLVKMLEAKQNSAREISAQALASLLTVSQNRRETKKDDKSVPNLVQLLDPSPQNNAKKYAVTCLGLISSSKKCKKLMISYGAIGYLKKLTEMDTPGAKRLHERLERGKLRSLFGKK from the coding sequence ATGGTGGAAGATGGTGTTGCAGTTGATATACTTTCAACAGAAGATTGGTTGTTACATGCAAAGGAACTTGTTCCTATTGCTCTTGATAAAGCAAAAGAGGTTAAAGGGTTTTCTACTAGATGGAAAATGATCATTTCTAGATTAGAACAGGTTCCATCAATGTTATCAAACTTATCAAGTCATCCATGTTTCTCAAAGAATGCTCTTTGCAAGGAGCAATTGCAGGCTCTGTCGAAGTCGCTTGAAGGCACGATCGAATCAGCTGAATTGTGTGTGAAGGAGAAGTATGAAGGTAAACTTCATATGCAGAGTGATCTGGATGCATTAATCGGGAAAATGGATTTGAATTTACGAGATTGTGGACTTTTGATCAAAACTGGTATGCTTGGTGAGGCTACTTTGCCGTTAAATGCGTCTTCTGTGTCAGGTTCTGCAACAGAATCTGATGCAGCAATCCACAACAACATAAGGGAGCTACTTGCGCGCCTTCAGATCGGTCACTTAGAAGCGAAGCACAAAGCTTTGGACAGTGTTGTTGAGGTTatgaaagaagatgaaaagaaTGTTTTGGCTGTTTTTAGCAGGAGCAACATTGCTGCACTGGTTCAATTACTTACAGCAACATCAACAAGGATAAGAGAGAAAACAGTTACTGTCATATGCTCGCTAGCTGAATCGGGTAGCTGCGAGGATTGGCTAGTTTCTGAAGGTGTTCTTCCACCTCTTATAAGACTTGTTGAATCAGGAAGTGCTGTAGGTAAAGAAAAGGCTGCAATATCTTTACAAAGGTTATCAATGTCGGCTGAAACATCGCGTGAAATCGTAGGACATGGTGGCGTTTGCCCGTTGGTTGAGCTTTGTCGAACCGGCGATTCTGTTTCGCAGGCTGCAGCAGCTTGTACATTGAAGAATATTTCAGCTGTTCCTGAGGTGAGACAAGTTTTGGCTCAAGAAGGGATTGCGAGGGTTATGATCAATTTGTTAACTTGTGGAATGTTGTTAGGTTCCAAAGAATATGCAGCAGAATGTTTGCAGAATCTCACTGCAAGCAATGAGAgtctaaaaaaaagtgttatatcGGAAGGTGGTGTTAGGAGTCTCTTAGCATATCTTGACggtccacttcctcaagaatctGCGGTCGCAGCGTTAAGGAATTTGGTAGGATCAGTTTCTGAGACAGCTTTGGTTTCGTTAGGATTACTTCCTCGTTTGGTTCACGTGTTGAAATCCGGCTCCCCGGGAGCACAAAATGCCGCTGCGTCAGCAATCTGCCGAGTTAGCAGCTCGACagaaatgaaaaaattggtCGGCGAAGCCGGTTGCATTCCTCTCCTTGTTAAAATGCTTGAGGCTAAACAAAACAGTGCTAGAGAAATTTCTGCACAAGCATTAGCAAGCTTGTTAACTGTGTCACAAAATAGAAGAGAAACTAAGAAGGATGATAAAAGTGTGCCTAATTTGGTTCAGTTACTTGATCCTAGTCCTCAAAACAATGCAAAAAAATATGCAGTTACATGCCTTGGATTGATTTCTTCAAGTAAGAAATGTAAGAAGCTAATGATCTCATATGGTGCTATTGGATATTTGAAGAAACTTACTGAGATGGATACTCCAGGTGCTAAAAGGTTACATGAGAGATTGGAAAGAGGGAAATTAAGAAGTTTGTTTGGTAAGAAATAG